A single window of Rhodococcus jostii RHA1 DNA harbors:
- a CDS encoding dihydrodipicolinate synthase family protein → MSTLDLRGLTPAPVTPFTRDGDVDYDAIQRLGSWLGSVDGVKGLVVLGHAGEGTFLTQDEQVRVIAAFKDSVDGRLPIIAGITGEGTAVSVEEARRAVDAGASAGLVYPSHGWLRFGYQDGAPQDRYKAIHEGSGLPLILFQYPDATKATYNLDTQLEIAAQPGVFATKNGVRNMRRWDREIPVLRRENPDLQILSCHDEYLLHTIFDVDGLLVGYGGLAPEPLVELIAAGKAKDYPAARAIHDRLLPVTANVYHRGSHMEGTVALKEGLVARGILEHATVRSPLLPLAEGAGAEIAAALQSAELTSVAAHA, encoded by the coding sequence ATGAGCACACTCGACCTCCGCGGCCTCACCCCGGCGCCGGTGACGCCCTTCACCCGTGACGGCGACGTCGACTACGACGCCATCCAGCGCCTCGGCTCGTGGCTCGGCAGTGTCGACGGCGTCAAGGGCCTCGTCGTTCTCGGCCACGCCGGCGAGGGCACCTTCCTCACCCAGGACGAGCAGGTTCGCGTCATCGCCGCTTTCAAGGACTCCGTCGACGGCCGGCTGCCGATCATCGCCGGCATCACCGGCGAAGGCACCGCCGTCTCCGTGGAGGAGGCCCGCCGCGCGGTCGACGCGGGCGCCTCGGCCGGCCTCGTGTACCCCTCCCACGGATGGCTGCGGTTCGGTTACCAGGACGGCGCCCCGCAGGATCGGTACAAGGCGATTCACGAAGGGTCCGGGCTGCCGCTGATCCTGTTCCAGTACCCCGACGCCACCAAGGCCACGTATAACCTGGACACCCAGCTCGAGATCGCCGCCCAGCCCGGTGTGTTCGCCACCAAGAACGGTGTGCGGAACATGCGCCGCTGGGACCGTGAGATCCCGGTCCTGCGCCGCGAGAACCCCGACCTGCAGATCCTGAGCTGCCACGACGAGTACCTTCTGCACACCATCTTCGACGTCGACGGCCTGCTGGTCGGCTACGGCGGACTCGCGCCCGAGCCGCTGGTCGAACTCATCGCGGCAGGCAAGGCCAAGGACTATCCCGCGGCCCGGGCCATCCACGACCGCCTCCTGCCGGTGACGGCGAACGTCTATCACCGCGGCTCGCACATGGAAGGCACCGTCGCCCTCAAGGAAGGCCTCGTCGCCCGCGGAATCCTCGAACACGCCACCGTGCGCTCACCGTTGTTGCCGCTCGCCGAGGGCGCTGGTGCCGAAATCGCCGCCGCGCTGCAGTCGGCCGAGCTGACCTCGGTCGCCGCCCACGCCTGA
- a CDS encoding Nramp family divalent metal transporter: protein MAGPAFIAGAWQFGPGNLASAVQAGSEYSYSLIWVIAVSTIFMLVYADMSVRLGIRTPASMISSVKDILGRRVGVSAGVGVFIITLCFSVGNAVGSGLGLSMVFGGSPIVWSAVCTVFVGLILLFRNVYRTVERVLLVIVALLAATFVFSAVIAQPDWFQAVHGLVPSIPPGGQLLVVALVGTNFSLNAAFFTSYGTHERKRTAAEYRQTTIADTIPGIVAPGIMTSLVIIVAAAVLGRQNTEATTLAGLAKIFEPIAGPIGSTIFALGLSGAAFSAMVANATAGGTMLSDALGKGPSPSTPTAKRTSAVILGFGLLITILFTKSPVQLIIFAQALTVLIAPFLGLLLFVMSNNRQLMGNLRNTWWKNIIGALGFLSILSLSGLLIYELLG from the coding sequence ATGGCCGGTCCTGCGTTCATCGCCGGAGCGTGGCAGTTCGGGCCCGGCAACCTTGCCAGTGCCGTCCAGGCCGGCAGCGAGTACAGCTACTCGCTGATCTGGGTGATCGCCGTCTCGACCATCTTCATGCTCGTCTACGCCGACATGAGCGTCCGCCTCGGCATCCGCACCCCCGCGTCCATGATCAGCTCGGTCAAGGACATTTTGGGCCGACGCGTGGGCGTCTCCGCCGGCGTCGGAGTCTTCATCATCACCCTGTGCTTCTCCGTGGGCAACGCCGTCGGATCCGGCCTGGGACTGTCGATGGTCTTCGGCGGGTCCCCGATAGTGTGGTCCGCTGTCTGCACAGTCTTCGTCGGACTGATCCTGTTGTTCCGCAACGTCTATCGAACCGTCGAACGCGTCCTGCTGGTGATCGTCGCCCTCCTCGCGGCCACCTTCGTCTTCAGCGCCGTCATCGCCCAGCCCGACTGGTTCCAGGCCGTGCACGGACTCGTCCCGAGCATCCCGCCGGGTGGACAACTGCTCGTCGTCGCCCTCGTAGGCACCAACTTCTCCCTCAACGCCGCTTTCTTCACGTCCTACGGCACCCACGAACGTAAGCGCACCGCAGCCGAATACCGGCAGACCACCATCGCCGACACCATCCCGGGCATCGTCGCACCCGGCATCATGACCTCGCTCGTGATCATCGTCGCCGCCGCCGTCCTCGGCCGCCAGAACACCGAAGCAACCACCCTCGCAGGCCTGGCGAAGATCTTCGAACCCATCGCCGGCCCGATCGGATCGACGATCTTCGCGCTCGGGCTGTCCGGGGCCGCGTTCTCCGCGATGGTCGCCAACGCCACCGCCGGAGGCACCATGCTCTCCGACGCGCTCGGCAAAGGACCGTCCCCCAGCACACCGACAGCCAAACGCACCAGCGCCGTGATCCTCGGCTTCGGACTCCTGATCACGATCCTGTTCACGAAATCCCCTGTCCAGCTGATCATCTTCGCCCAGGCACTGACCGTGCTGATCGCACCGTTCCTCGGACTACTGCTCTTCGTGATGAGCAACAACCGTCAGCTGATGGGCAACCTCCGCAACACCTGGTGGAAGAACATCATCGGCGCCCTCGGATTCCTCTCGATCCTGTCCCTGTCCGGCCTGCTGATCTATGAACTGCTCGGCTGA
- a CDS encoding YciI family protein: MPLFVVDYTYSAETAAGRDSHRSEHRAWLSELVDRQIVIACGPYADDGGAFILVESDTTDTVALLFTHDPFVIHGLVPEHRILEWTPVMGRL; the protein is encoded by the coding sequence ATGCCGCTCTTCGTCGTCGACTACACCTACTCAGCCGAGACCGCCGCAGGCCGTGACTCGCACCGATCCGAACACCGAGCATGGCTCTCCGAACTGGTCGACCGCCAGATCGTCATCGCCTGCGGTCCGTACGCCGATGACGGAGGTGCCTTCATCCTCGTCGAGTCCGATACGACCGACACGGTGGCACTGCTCTTCACGCACGATCCCTTCGTCATCCACGGACTCGTACCAGAACATCGAATTCTCGAATGGACGCCGGTGATGGGTCGCCTCTAA
- a CDS encoding alpha/beta fold hydrolase, protein MTRQQISSTADTDRWHLPDRLTVDGATIAAGVFGDGPPVVLVHGTPSSSYLWRAVIPRLAEQNTVYVWDLPGYGDSPSVPGEPVAIRTHARVLARLVEHWGLDRPVLVGHDIGAATVLRAHLVEGVPVRRIALLDAAVLSPWVTPVAQHMQRHLDVYRTMPTHIFQRITEAHLDTATRRRLPASVAEAYLGPFAGASGQQRYLDQVQYFDERDTADVVEKLGTVKVLVQIVWGADDEWLDRSFADDLARRIPGARATLVPGAGHFLTEDEPALVAQALADFLAQS, encoded by the coding sequence ATGACTCGACAGCAGATCTCCAGCACGGCCGACACCGACCGGTGGCACCTGCCCGACCGCCTGACGGTGGACGGCGCCACCATCGCGGCCGGAGTCTTCGGCGACGGACCACCCGTCGTTCTCGTGCACGGCACGCCCTCGTCGTCGTATCTGTGGCGCGCGGTGATTCCCCGGCTCGCCGAGCAGAACACGGTGTACGTCTGGGATCTCCCCGGCTACGGTGACTCCCCATCGGTTCCCGGCGAGCCGGTGGCGATCCGCACGCATGCTCGCGTGCTGGCCCGGCTGGTCGAACACTGGGGGCTCGACCGGCCTGTGCTGGTCGGCCACGACATCGGTGCGGCGACGGTGCTCCGCGCACACCTCGTCGAGGGAGTCCCGGTCCGGCGCATCGCACTCCTCGACGCGGCGGTGCTCTCTCCGTGGGTGACGCCGGTAGCGCAGCACATGCAACGCCACCTCGACGTGTACCGCACGATGCCGACGCACATCTTCCAGCGGATCACCGAGGCACACCTCGACACCGCGACCCGTCGTCGGCTGCCGGCGTCCGTCGCGGAGGCCTACCTCGGTCCTTTCGCGGGCGCGAGCGGGCAGCAGCGTTACCTCGACCAGGTCCAATATTTCGACGAACGCGACACCGCCGACGTCGTCGAGAAACTCGGCACCGTGAAGGTGCTGGTGCAGATCGTGTGGGGTGCGGACGACGAATGGCTGGACCGGTCGTTCGCCGACGATCTCGCGCGCCGCATCCCCGGGGCGCGAGCGACACTCGTTCCCGGCGCCGGGCACTTCCTCACCGAGGACGAGCCCGCCCTCGTGGCGCAGGCTCTCGCTGACTTCCTCGCGCAGAGTTAG
- a CDS encoding CGNR zinc finger domain-containing protein codes for MQLTFTDYTFGASVATALVLTAPEVLVATGDALTDGESLHAFLTEHGIARGDRPATGTDLDEVRALRTRVRDVVAAPNEEAIVDGANQLLRVAHTVPFLGRHDGTWMWHLETAPESTLADDLAVVIGTGLLATVASLGPNRFRSCESPSCNGIFVDTSRAGRRRFCMPQVCGNRVNVANFRARRRREQQDRPGSGPTDAG; via the coding sequence ATGCAACTGACTTTCACCGATTACACCTTCGGGGCATCGGTAGCGACGGCGCTCGTCCTCACTGCCCCGGAGGTGCTCGTCGCGACCGGTGACGCCCTCACCGACGGCGAGTCGCTGCACGCTTTCCTCACCGAGCACGGCATCGCCCGCGGAGACCGGCCCGCAACCGGCACCGATCTGGACGAGGTCCGTGCGCTGCGGACACGGGTGCGCGACGTCGTGGCCGCGCCGAACGAGGAGGCGATCGTCGACGGGGCCAACCAACTCCTACGCGTCGCCCACACCGTCCCCTTCCTCGGGCGCCACGACGGCACATGGATGTGGCACCTCGAGACCGCACCCGAGTCGACGCTCGCCGACGACCTGGCCGTCGTCATCGGAACGGGCCTGCTCGCAACAGTGGCTTCGCTGGGACCGAACCGGTTCCGGTCGTGCGAATCCCCCTCGTGCAACGGCATTTTCGTCGACACCAGCCGGGCTGGGCGGCGCCGGTTCTGCATGCCCCAGGTGTGCGGAAACCGTGTCAACGTGGCGAACTTTCGCGCCCGACGCCGTCGCGAACAGCAGGATCGCCCCGGTTCGGGCCCCACAGACGCCGGGTGA
- a CDS encoding styrene monooxygenase/indole monooxygenase family protein: MSTPRTAAVVGAGLAGTTAALGLVDAGFTVTLYSDRDRDALRNDVPATGTAVYFGKSREADARIIEDLYADGPHSTGMSTRLHTGEGDTRADVLEFDPDFRYVAQGVDVRLRADDRLGRFLDRGGRFEVRAVNPDDLDAIAADHDLTLVATGKGGLSTLFPVDTERTVYSEPQRRLLLVTLQGLGHGADTFGYRSAAGGAHNLFNLHTDFGEAWLGPYLHKDAGATWSFLGFAKPGSPWEDRFEAVTDVHSARQTVVDFYRDYFPHDAPEIERLQVIESDPHSWLKGAVTPTVRRAVGTTSNGHVVAAIGDTAIAFDPLAGQGAQNTAVQVAALVDAARAHDGEFTADWLSEQFEKHWHTRGHAAAEVTRLFLGDPKYAVHAELLFPAATVSEPVAAALFGFLSEPDTLIGLDTREDVLAFIAAAAGEPAEDVLARFAPSAGFTASPATARA, translated from the coding sequence ATGAGTACACCCCGCACCGCCGCCGTCGTCGGAGCCGGACTGGCCGGCACCACCGCCGCGCTCGGTCTCGTCGACGCCGGTTTCACCGTCACCCTCTACAGTGACCGCGACCGCGACGCCTTGCGCAACGACGTCCCGGCCACCGGCACCGCCGTCTACTTCGGTAAGTCCCGTGAGGCCGACGCCCGCATCATCGAGGACCTCTACGCCGACGGTCCGCACTCGACCGGGATGAGTACCCGCCTGCACACGGGGGAGGGCGACACCCGGGCCGACGTCCTCGAGTTCGACCCCGACTTCCGGTACGTCGCGCAGGGCGTCGACGTGCGGTTGCGGGCCGACGACCGGCTCGGCCGGTTCCTGGACCGCGGCGGCCGCTTCGAGGTCCGGGCGGTGAATCCCGACGACCTCGACGCGATCGCCGCCGACCACGACCTGACGCTCGTGGCGACCGGAAAGGGCGGGCTGTCCACGCTGTTCCCGGTGGACACCGAACGGACCGTGTACAGCGAACCGCAGCGCCGACTGCTGCTGGTGACGTTGCAGGGCCTCGGACACGGCGCCGACACCTTCGGCTACCGGTCCGCGGCGGGCGGCGCGCACAATCTCTTCAACCTGCACACCGACTTCGGTGAGGCCTGGCTCGGCCCGTACCTGCACAAGGACGCCGGCGCGACGTGGAGTTTCCTCGGCTTCGCGAAGCCGGGCAGCCCCTGGGAGGACCGGTTCGAAGCGGTCACCGACGTGCACTCCGCGCGGCAGACCGTCGTCGACTTCTACCGCGACTACTTCCCGCACGACGCCCCCGAGATCGAGCGGTTGCAGGTGATCGAGTCCGACCCGCACTCGTGGCTGAAAGGGGCGGTCACCCCGACGGTGCGCCGCGCGGTCGGGACGACCAGTAACGGCCACGTGGTCGCGGCGATCGGTGACACCGCGATCGCGTTCGATCCCCTCGCCGGACAGGGGGCCCAGAACACCGCCGTGCAGGTGGCCGCGCTCGTCGACGCGGCACGTGCGCACGACGGCGAGTTCACCGCCGACTGGTTGTCCGAGCAGTTCGAGAAGCACTGGCACACAAGGGGTCACGCTGCTGCCGAGGTCACCCGGTTGTTCCTCGGCGATCCGAAGTACGCGGTCCACGCCGAATTGCTGTTCCCGGCGGCGACCGTGAGCGAACCCGTTGCCGCGGCCCTGTTCGGGTTCCTCTCCGAACCCGACACGTTGATCGGTCTCGACACCCGGGAGGACGTTCTCGCGTTCATCGCCGCCGCGGCCGGGGAACCGGCCGAGGACGTGCTGGCACGGTTCGCGCCGAGCGCCGGATTCACCGCGTCACCGGCGACGGCCCGAGCCTAG
- a CDS encoding LLM class flavin-dependent oxidoreductase, giving the protein MTRQIRFNAFDMNCVAHQSPGLWRHPDDQSHRYTDLGYWTDLARLLERGLFDGLFIADVLGTYDVYGGTDEAALRQGAQIPVADPLLLVSAMAAVTEHLGFGITTGTGFEHPYPFARRLSTLDHLTGGRIGWNVVTGYLPSAARNFGDADQLDHDTRYDHADEYLEVLYKLWEGSWEDDAVVRDTERGVYVDPEKVHHIGHRGTHFTVPGIHLSEPSPQRSPVIYQAGASPRGVRFAAENAEAIFVGPPSKRVLKDTVARIRQALVDAGRDPYSARIYALSTVITGSTDEAAAAKQEEYRRYADLEGALVFTSGWMGIDLSRYDLDDPIGNVESNAIQSAVAAFQEASDDGREWTVRDIAEWASIGGLGPRFVGSGETVATQLQEWVADTDVDGFNLAYAITPGSFEDVVTHVVPALQARGAYPTGYTDGTLRHKLFDKGDRLPADHRGARYRLGGDLSTRTDRYRAYTNN; this is encoded by the coding sequence ATGACCCGGCAGATCCGTTTCAACGCCTTCGACATGAACTGCGTCGCCCACCAGTCGCCGGGGCTGTGGCGGCACCCGGACGACCAGTCGCACCGCTACACCGACCTCGGCTACTGGACCGACCTCGCCCGGCTCCTCGAACGCGGGCTGTTCGACGGCCTGTTCATCGCCGATGTGCTCGGCACCTACGACGTCTACGGCGGAACGGACGAGGCCGCGCTGCGGCAGGGCGCCCAGATCCCGGTCGCGGACCCGTTGCTGCTCGTCTCGGCCATGGCAGCGGTCACCGAACACCTCGGTTTCGGCATCACCACGGGGACGGGATTCGAGCACCCGTATCCGTTCGCGCGCCGACTCTCCACCCTCGACCATCTCACCGGGGGTCGGATCGGGTGGAACGTCGTGACGGGTTACCTGCCGTCCGCGGCCCGGAACTTCGGTGACGCCGATCAACTCGACCACGACACCCGGTACGACCACGCCGACGAGTACCTCGAGGTGCTCTACAAGCTGTGGGAAGGCTCGTGGGAGGACGACGCCGTCGTGCGCGACACCGAGCGCGGCGTATACGTCGATCCGGAGAAGGTGCACCACATCGGCCACCGCGGAACGCATTTCACGGTCCCGGGCATCCACCTGTCGGAACCGTCGCCGCAGCGGTCGCCGGTGATCTACCAGGCGGGGGCGTCGCCGCGCGGTGTCCGGTTCGCCGCCGAGAACGCCGAGGCGATCTTCGTGGGGCCGCCGTCGAAGCGGGTGCTGAAGGACACCGTCGCACGGATCCGCCAGGCCCTCGTCGACGCCGGCCGCGACCCCTATTCGGCGCGGATCTACGCGCTGTCCACCGTCATCACGGGCAGCACCGACGAGGCCGCGGCCGCGAAGCAGGAGGAGTACCGGCGATACGCGGACCTCGAGGGCGCACTGGTCTTCACGTCCGGCTGGATGGGGATCGACCTGTCGCGGTACGACCTCGACGACCCGATCGGGAACGTCGAGAGCAACGCGATCCAGTCGGCCGTCGCCGCATTCCAGGAGGCTTCCGACGACGGTCGCGAGTGGACGGTGCGCGATATCGCGGAGTGGGCGAGCATCGGCGGTCTCGGGCCGCGGTTCGTCGGTTCCGGCGAGACCGTCGCGACGCAGCTGCAGGAGTGGGTGGCCGACACCGACGTCGACGGGTTCAACCTGGCGTACGCGATCACGCCGGGTTCGTTCGAGGACGTCGTCACCCACGTCGTGCCGGCGCTGCAGGCCCGGGGTGCCTACCCGACGGGCTACACCGACGGGACCCTGCGCCACAAGCTGTTCGACAAGGGCGACCGGCTTCCCGCCGACCACCGGGGCGCGCGGTACCGCCTCGGCGGCGACCTCTCGACGCGGACCGACCGCTACCGCGCGTACACGAACAACTGA
- a CDS encoding acyl-CoA dehydrogenase family protein: MSSSTIEAEAVTDSELEDRFHPIFDRIAEGALGRERDRRLPFDEVGLLRDARFGALRVPVEFGGFGASVRQLFGLLIDLAAAESNLPQALRVHWSFVEDQRLAAPTDNREQWLRAAAEGTLVGNAITEPGVGAADRYQTTLRRGDDGTWVLDGVKYYSTGSLYADHILVAADRDGERVSVLVDADAPGVTQTDDWDGFGQRLTTSGTTTFSGVVVPEERILGPGYGAPGRTYATSYLQLVQLAVLAGIARRAETDTAEWVRARTRTFTHAAADLPRHDPLVQQVIGKLSAAAYGARATVLAVADELDRLLDAGGEDPELLDGAEAAAARAQSVVIGLVLDATAQLFEVGGASITSSELGLDRHWRNARTISAHNPLIYKQQSVGAYVLNGDPLPYAWSAGQRQSVRDADASA; this comes from the coding sequence GTGAGCAGTTCAACGATCGAGGCCGAGGCAGTAACCGACAGCGAACTCGAAGACCGGTTCCATCCGATCTTCGACCGGATCGCCGAGGGGGCGCTGGGCCGGGAACGGGATCGCCGGTTGCCGTTCGACGAGGTGGGTCTGCTTCGCGACGCGCGGTTCGGTGCCCTGCGCGTCCCCGTCGAGTTCGGCGGGTTCGGTGCGTCGGTCCGGCAACTGTTCGGTCTGCTGATCGACCTGGCCGCCGCGGAATCCAATCTGCCCCAGGCGCTTCGGGTGCACTGGAGCTTCGTCGAGGACCAGCGCCTCGCCGCGCCCACCGACAACCGTGAGCAGTGGCTGCGCGCGGCGGCGGAGGGAACACTGGTCGGCAACGCCATCACCGAACCCGGGGTGGGAGCCGCAGACCGGTACCAGACGACGCTGCGCCGCGGCGACGACGGCACCTGGGTTCTGGACGGCGTGAAGTACTACAGCACGGGCAGTCTCTACGCCGATCACATCCTCGTCGCGGCCGACCGCGACGGCGAGCGGGTGTCGGTGCTGGTGGACGCCGACGCTCCGGGCGTGACCCAGACCGACGACTGGGACGGTTTCGGACAGCGGCTCACCACAAGCGGCACGACCACGTTCTCGGGTGTCGTCGTGCCCGAGGAGCGAATCCTCGGGCCCGGATACGGCGCGCCCGGCCGCACCTACGCGACGTCCTACCTGCAACTCGTGCAATTGGCCGTCCTTGCCGGGATCGCCCGCCGCGCGGAGACGGACACGGCGGAATGGGTTCGTGCCCGTACCCGCACGTTCACCCACGCCGCCGCCGACCTGCCCCGGCACGACCCGCTCGTGCAGCAGGTGATCGGCAAGCTGTCCGCCGCCGCGTACGGCGCCCGCGCGACCGTGCTCGCCGTCGCCGACGAACTCGACCGCCTGCTCGACGCCGGTGGTGAGGACCCTGAACTCCTGGACGGCGCCGAGGCCGCCGCAGCCCGCGCGCAATCCGTGGTGATCGGCCTCGTCCTCGACGCGACCGCGCAGTTGTTCGAGGTGGGTGGCGCGTCGATCACCTCCTCGGAACTCGGGCTCGACCGGCACTGGCGAAACGCACGCACCATTTCGGCCCACAACCCCCTGATCTACAAGCAGCAGTCGGTGGGGGCGTACGTCCTGAACGGTGACCCGCTGCCGTACGCCTGGAGCGCCGGGCAGCGGCAGAGCGTGCGCGATGCGGACGCGTCGGCATGA
- the yddG gene encoding aromatic amino acid DMT transporter YddG — translation MRATKSSGSATAAGLLAIVLWSSMVGMIRLVTDSLGAIGGAAMIYSCCAILLSVTVGWPKLRDFSRTYLVTGAVMFAAYEVCFALAIGLADTPRQAIEVGIVNYLWPSLTVVFAIVFAGQKASRLILPGIVLSVVGIAVVLGGDAGLDVAGTVDNVRSNPLSYGLAFAGAMIWSGYCTVTKMFANGNNGITPFFVLTAVSFWCMYLLSGREPMHLSFTAVAATVVAACAIGFGYALWNVGILRGNMTLLAAASYFTPVLSAAFSSLMLATALGLTFWVGTAVVCLGAILCWLATRGPKAPVEVSEEVGSLDEQSIEEQSLDEQSIEEPTVVRSLLGTRVECVVTIASDHRSAPRVPIDVGPGS, via the coding sequence GTGAGAGCGACCAAGTCGAGCGGAAGTGCCACCGCGGCGGGGCTGTTGGCGATTGTGTTGTGGAGTTCGATGGTCGGAATGATCCGTCTGGTCACCGATAGCCTGGGGGCGATCGGCGGCGCCGCGATGATCTACTCGTGCTGCGCGATTCTGTTGTCGGTGACTGTCGGATGGCCCAAGCTCAGAGACTTCAGTCGGACGTATCTCGTCACCGGTGCCGTGATGTTTGCCGCGTACGAGGTGTGCTTTGCCCTCGCAATCGGACTGGCGGACACTCCGAGGCAGGCAATCGAAGTCGGAATCGTGAATTATCTGTGGCCGAGCCTGACGGTGGTGTTCGCGATCGTGTTCGCCGGACAGAAGGCTTCGCGCCTGATACTGCCCGGCATCGTGCTGTCGGTAGTCGGCATTGCCGTCGTTCTCGGCGGTGACGCCGGACTGGACGTCGCAGGCACTGTCGACAACGTGCGCTCGAATCCTCTGAGCTATGGGCTCGCGTTCGCCGGCGCAATGATCTGGTCGGGCTACTGCACCGTCACCAAGATGTTCGCAAACGGGAACAACGGCATCACCCCGTTCTTCGTGCTGACGGCCGTCTCGTTCTGGTGCATGTACCTGTTGTCCGGTCGCGAGCCGATGCACCTGAGCTTCACCGCGGTCGCGGCGACGGTGGTGGCGGCCTGCGCGATCGGCTTCGGCTACGCCTTGTGGAATGTCGGAATCCTGCGCGGAAACATGACCTTGCTCGCCGCTGCCTCGTACTTCACGCCCGTACTGTCCGCCGCATTCTCGTCGTTGATGTTGGCCACGGCACTCGGCCTCACGTTCTGGGTGGGAACTGCCGTGGTGTGCCTCGGGGCAATCCTGTGCTGGTTGGCGACGCGCGGACCGAAGGCACCCGTCGAAGTTTCCGAAGAGGTCGGGTCGCTCGACGAGCAGAGCATCGAGGAGCAGTCGCTCGACGAGCAGAGCATCGAAGAGCCCACCGTCGTTCGTTCACTTCTCGGTACGCGAGTGGAATGCGTGGTAACCATCGCCAGTGATCACCGTTCGGCGCCTCGTGTGCCGATCGACGTCGGGCCGGGAAGCTAG
- a CDS encoding MFS transporter, which translates to MVTNPLDDAPLSRFHKKLAVFSSGGPFLDGFVLSIIGVAMIQIADQWGLSSVEQGLVGASSLIGILLGAFAGGWLTDRFGREVLFTVDLIAIAAFSVAQFFVQDVIWLIVLRLLIGMAVGADYPIATSLLTEFTPRKYRGPFLGAFVAMWFVGAAAAYVVGQVLAETGNDNAWRWMLASATVPAVLIVVARVGTPESPRWLVGKGRIDEANKVLRKVFGPGVSVADLPAEDENSVSVKELLRSGYGKRMAFITLFWTCSIVPLFAVYAFAPAILGALKLEEDAAHIGSAVITILFLVGCIIALFLVNRMGRRPLLIHSFLWAGLALLLMGAFPEAPTTIIMVLFAAYAVLIGGTQILQWVYPNELFPTEIRGTAVGMASSLSRIGAAIGTFLVPLSLSGLGIGATMLIAAVITLLGAVLSHFWAPETRGLSLTESASLGIASSPVSPARASRS; encoded by the coding sequence ATGGTCACCAATCCGCTGGACGACGCGCCGCTGTCCAGGTTTCACAAGAAGCTTGCCGTGTTCTCGTCGGGAGGACCGTTCCTGGACGGATTCGTCTTGTCCATCATCGGTGTCGCGATGATCCAGATCGCGGATCAGTGGGGCCTGTCGTCCGTGGAGCAGGGACTGGTCGGCGCATCGTCGCTGATCGGTATTCTCCTCGGTGCATTCGCCGGCGGTTGGTTGACCGATCGTTTCGGGCGAGAAGTCTTGTTCACGGTCGATTTGATCGCGATCGCCGCATTTTCGGTCGCACAGTTCTTCGTCCAGGACGTGATCTGGCTGATCGTGCTCCGCCTGCTCATCGGCATGGCGGTCGGCGCCGACTACCCGATCGCCACGTCGCTACTGACGGAGTTCACCCCTCGCAAGTACCGCGGGCCGTTCCTCGGCGCATTCGTCGCCATGTGGTTCGTCGGCGCTGCAGCGGCGTACGTAGTGGGCCAGGTACTTGCCGAAACAGGAAACGACAACGCCTGGCGCTGGATGCTCGCCAGCGCCACGGTGCCTGCGGTGCTGATCGTCGTAGCCCGCGTCGGCACTCCCGAGTCGCCGCGTTGGTTGGTGGGCAAGGGCAGGATCGACGAAGCCAACAAGGTGCTGCGTAAGGTGTTCGGCCCCGGCGTCTCCGTCGCCGACCTCCCCGCGGAGGACGAGAACAGCGTCAGCGTCAAGGAGCTCCTCCGTTCCGGATACGGAAAGCGGATGGCGTTCATCACCCTGTTCTGGACCTGCTCGATCGTCCCCCTGTTTGCCGTCTACGCGTTTGCGCCTGCCATTCTCGGCGCCCTCAAACTGGAAGAGGATGCGGCACATATCGGTTCCGCTGTCATCACGATCCTGTTCCTGGTCGGATGCATCATCGCCCTGTTCCTCGTCAACCGCATGGGACGCCGCCCCCTCCTCATTCACAGCTTCCTGTGGGCCGGTCTGGCACTGCTGCTGATGGGAGCGTTTCCCGAGGCACCTACCACGATCATCATGGTTCTCTTCGCCGCATACGCCGTACTGATCGGCGGCACGCAGATCCTGCAGTGGGTCTACCCGAACGAGCTCTTCCCCACCGAGATTCGTGGCACCGCAGTAGGCATGGCCTCCTCTCTGAGCCGCATCGGTGCAGCAATCGGAACATTCCTCGTACCACTGTCCCTCAGCGGCCTCGGGATCGGAGCGACGATGCTCATCGCAGCGGTGATCACGTTGCTCGGAGCGGTTCTGTCCCACTTCTGGGCACCGGAAACCCGAGGACTGTCCTTGACCGAGAGCGCCTCGCTCGGGATCGCCAGCTCACCGGTATCGCCCGCACGAGCGTCCCGGTCGTAA